The genomic DNA GTGATCAACAAGTTAATACGAGAGATGTACTGCTCGAAGTGCTTGATCCGATTGTAGAACTTGGTGATAAAGATGATGTCGTCTTATTACGTATCCTCGTTTCAGGCTATAAGAATGGGAAACCACAAACCTATCAATATGAAATGACAACCTTTAATGATCCAACGAATCATGTGACAGCTATGGCACGGTCGACGGCCTATACTATTTCTGCTGTTGCGCAAATGCTCGGGAATGAAACGATTGATAAGAAAGGAGTCTACCCGCCTGAGCAGATTGTTCCTGGTAAGACTTACATTGACGCAATGCGAAGCCGCGACGTCCATATTCATGAAACGGTCAAAGCAGAAAAGATGTGCATCCGCCCACAATAATGATCGACGCCCCCGGCCACGCTGGGGGCATTTGCCAGAAAGGATGATGAGGCATGAACCAGAGTGTAGGCAAAGCCTTGGATATATTAGAACTATTGAAAAAGCAAGCCAGCCAAACACCCCTTGCACTTAAAACCATCGCCGATCACTTGTCCATGCCTAAACCAACTGCTTATCGAATATTGCAAACGTTGGAGTCTCGAGGCTTTGTGACCAAAGACAAGCCATCCGACACGGCCGTTTATTATCGACTTGGATTAAAATTGCTAGAGCTTGGTACCATTGTATCCGAGCAGCTTGAATTAAGGTCCGTTGCCTTACCTTTCATGACGGACTTAAGAGATTCGATTAATGAGATTGTTCATCTTGTCATCCGAGATCAATTTGAAGGGGTCTATATTGAAAAAGTTGAAGGTGAACAGCCGTTAAGATTGCACACCAAAATCGGAAAACGTTCACCGCTTCACTTAGGCTCAGGCCCCAAGCTGTTATTAGCCATGCAAGAAGATAGCTTCATAGATGAATATATAAAGGCATTGAATCAAAATAATCTATGGGATTATCATCTCATGAATAAGCAGGAGATTTTAGGAGAACTACGCTCCATTAATGGACAAGGGTATGCGATTAGTAAAGGTGAACAAGATCCGGAGACAATTGGTTTATCCTATCCCATTTACGATCATACAGGCGCTGTTTTAGCTGCTTTGACCGTCAGTGGTCCCGCTATTCGTTTCTTTGGGGAACGCGGTCAATCGATTCAAAAGCAGACGGATCGGACCGCCCAGCGTATATCTGAAGTGCTAGGTTACAGAAAAGTTGATCCATCATAAAACAACGCGCTAAAGTTATGTGAGCGCGTTGTTTTTGCTTTTATTCACTTGGCCATGCCGGCAACATTCGCCGTAGCGGTTTATCTTGACGGAGCCCAAGAACGTAATCCGCTTGCATTAAAGTATGAATCTCCCGCGTCCCTTCATAGATTACAGGGGCTTTGGAGTTGCGGAGATGCCGCTCTACCGGATATTCATTCGAATAACCGTAAGCACCGTGAATTTGGACAGCATCATTTGCGGTTTCGTTGGCAAAATTGCAAGCTTGCCATTTTGCTAAGGAAGTTTCACGCGTATTTCGGACACCGGCGTTTTTCAACTCTCCAGCTCGATAGACGAGCAGTCTGGCCGTCACGAGTTTGGCCTCCATATTCGCAAGCATTTGTTTGACTAACTGGTGCCCACCAATGGGCCTTCCAAAGGTCTCCCGCTCATGGCAATAATTTGTACTGGCTTCCAGACAAGCGGAAATGATGCCACAGGCACCCGCCGCGACGGTAAAGCGACCATTGTCAAGTGCTGACATGGCAATTTTAAAACCTTCCCCTTCCTCGCCCAATAGATTCTCTTTTGGCACGCGCACATTGTCAAAGAAAATGGAACCGGTATTACCGGAACGTATGCCTAATTTGCCTTTAATGGGTTGAGACGAAAAACCCGGCATTGACCGTTCAACAATGAACGCAGAAATCCCTTTATGCTCTTTTGACTTATCCGTATAAGCAAATACAATAAAGTGATCAGCGAGGTCACTTAATGAAATCCACGTCTTCTCCCCATTTAATACGTAGTCATCACCATCTTTCGTTGCGGTTGTTTGCATCGCTTTGACATCGGATCCGGCATTGGGCTCTGTTAAACCATAAGCAGCCAGTTTGTCTCCCTTCGCTTGTGGCACTAAATATTTCTGTTTTTGCGCTTCTGTCCCCCATTGCAGCAATGTCATGCTGTTTAGCCCTGTATGAACGGATACGGCGGTTCGAAAAGCGGTATCTCCACGTTCAAGTTCTTCACAAACGATAGCTAGGGCATTGTAGTCCATGCCGCTGCCTCCATATTGTTCGGGGATACAAACCCCCATTAAATTTAATTCGGCCAGCCGTTTGTAGATATCAGTGTCAACTTGCCCCTCCTCATCCCATTTGCGAATATGTGGCATGATTTCGTCATCAACAAAAGAGCGCACCATCTTTTGCAGCATTTGTTGTTCATCAGAATACTCAAAATTCATCAGTCCATCTCCTTTTAATTAAATAATATTTTGTTGACGCAACTGGTTACATTGTTCTTGGGTATAACCCAAGGCCGTTAGAACTTCTTCTGTATGTTCACCAACCATTGGCGGATGCCGGCGGTAACTCACCGGTGTTTTGGATGTTCCAATTGGGCTCGCTGCTACCTGGAAAGTGCCTGCCGTTGGATGTTCCATGTCCACCGCTATACCTCTTTCCTGGGCATGGGGGTCGTTGAACACTTGATCCATAGAATAAATGGGACCACATGGAATACCCGCTTCTCGGCATACTTTTACCCAAAAGTCGGCTGGTTTTTCTATGAAACGAGCCGTGAGTTGTTGCTCTAACTCCACCTGGTGTTCGATTCTTGAAGGATTATCTTTAAATCGCTCATCATCCGCCAGTTCAGTTAATGCCATCACATCACACAATTGGTAAAACTGATGATTGTTTCCAACAGCGATAACAATCGGATTGTCCTGTGTTGAAAATGTCTGATACGGGGCAATGTTCGGATGCTTGTTACCAAGCCGTCCAGGGACTTGCCCAGAGATCAAGTAGTTACTGGTGACGTTAACAAGTGAACTGACAGCGCTATCAAAAAGTGAAATATCAATAAATTGTCCCTCGCCGGATCTTTGTCGTTCGATTAAAGCGGATTGAATAGCAATATTGGCATTTAGTCCTGTTAACACGTCCGTAATCGCAACACCGACTTTCATGGGACCAGATTCCTCCGTCCCCGTAATGCTCATGAATCCACTCATTGCTTGTATTAAAAAATCGTAACCAGGGAAATGTTTGTATGGTCCTGTCTGTCCAAAGCCTGAAATACTGCAATAAATAATGTGTGGATGTTCCTTTCGTATGGCTTCATAATCGAGTCCCCATTTTTCCATGCTGCCTGTTTTGAAATTATGGATCAGTACGTCACTCTGCTTAATCAGTTGTCTCAGAATGGTGCGGCCGTCGTCAGTTTGTAGATTGAGCGTTATTGCTCTTTTATTACGATTGGTGGAAAGATAATAAGCACTTTCCTCGTTTTGAAAGGGTGGGCCCCATGTTCGCGTATCATCACTGCCTCCAGGGGCTTCCACTTTAATGACTTCAGCACCTAAATCACCCAAGACCATAGTACAGTAAGGACCTGCAAGAACTCGGGATAAATCTAAGACGCGGATACCGGATAATGCACGATTTGACAAATGCTTGTCACCTCCAATTTTTTGCTTAAACATAAGCAACGCCAGTTAAACGGCATATAAAAAATATAAGTCGCTCAACTGGCATCCATGTCCGAAGCGCCAATGCGGGCTAACGCAACAGCTTTCGTTCTTTCAGCACTTTTTAATTATAATATCATTTATTATAAATTATTTAAAAAATTCCGTCAACACCTGTTTTCCTCTATTCATAACAAATTTGTTATAATTGTAGAGGTCCCTTCGACAAGGCGAATACTCGGGACAATATGAAAATGGAGGTTGCTTACATATGACCGAAAAAGTGAAACAATATCTTACCGATCACCGTGATCAACATTTACAAGAGTTATCATCGTTCTTAGCTCTACCAAGCATTAGTTCACTATCGGACCATACGGAAGATGTTAGAAAAACAGCCGAATGGGTGGCGTCATCTTTAAAGTCAGCTGGCCTAGAAAATGTCGAGGTGATGGAAACCGATCGTCATCCTGTCGTCTATGGTGATTGGCTGCATGCTGATGCCAAACAAACTATACTTATATACGGGCACTATGATGTCCAGCCGGTTGACCCCATTGATTTATGGAAAACGCCACCGTTTGAACCGGATATAAGAGACGGGAAAATATATGCCCGCGGCGCCACTGATGATAAAGGTCAAGTCTTCATGCATATCAAGGCCATAGAAGCGATTTTACAAACGACGGGGGAACTGCCTGTCAATGTTAAATTGATTATTGAAGGTGAAGAGGAAATTGGCAGCCCTAACTTAGATTCATTTGTGGAAGGCCATAAAGAACAACTTGCTTCCGATATTCTGCTCGTCTCAGATACACCAATGATAGACAAAGGACAACCCTCCATCTGTTATGGATTACGAGGTTTAACAGGTTTGGAAATTAATCTAAAAGGGCCGAATAGTGATCTGCACTCAGGTTTATATGGTGGTGCCGTCAAGAACACGGCCGAAGCTTTAGCTGAACTATTAGCAACGATGCATAACACTGAGGGTGAAATTACCGTTGATGGCTTTTACGATGATGTTCGTCCTCTTACCGATGAAGAAAAGCAAATGTATGAGGAACTATCAGAGGATGAACCGTTAAAGCAGCAGTTAGGCGTTCAAGATCTCCACGGAGAAGCAGGTTATTCGACTAACGCCCGTCTATGGGGACGTCCAACTCTTGAAATCAACGGTCTATACAGCGGTTTTCAAGGTGAAGGTATCAAAACCGTCATTCCATCCGAAGCGACAGCTAAGATCACGTGCCGCCTTGTTCCTGATCAAGACCCTGCTGACATTGCCGAAAAAATTCGCCAACACGTCAAACGGAATCTCCCAGTAGGCGTTACCGTTGAAACAACTTTATTTGATCAAGCCAAACCGTTTATCACACCGTATGATCATCCGGCGATTCAAGCCGCAGGTGCGGCCTTAGAACAAGCTTATGGCGAAGAAGCCACTTATGCGCGTATGGGTGGATCGATCCCCGTTGTTGAAACGTTCCATACACTGCTTGAACTGCCAGCCGTATTAATGGGCTTCGGCTTGCCGACGGAAAACTTCCATGCCCCTAATGAACACTTCCATTTGGAAAACTTTGATAAAGGTTCTGAAGCTTTAGTCGATTTCTTATTTAAGGTCTGATCCCTATCGGGGGTCAGACCCCTTTTATGACATCAAAGAAGTCGGCATAATTCGATAAATATTCATCAGCTTGCCCGTGCTCATTTTGAAATAAGCAAGTCTTGATGCCTAGAATATGAGCAGGTATGACGTCCAACTCTCGATCACCCACGGCCAAATCAAGAGAATATTTTTTATGTAAATAACGGTACGCGGCAGGATCAGGCTTACGCGGATAACCATCATCACCGCACACCCACTCTTCAAAGTACTTACTCATTCCATGGTGTTCAATTATTCGCCCCACGACTTCTCTTTCTTTGTGCGTCATGATGACATTTGTCGTTTGTTGCAGAACATCCTTAATGTACGGAAAAGGTCCCATATTTCCGGGTGAAA from Tuberibacillus sp. Marseille-P3662 includes the following:
- a CDS encoding IclR family transcriptional regulator, which encodes MNQSVGKALDILELLKKQASQTPLALKTIADHLSMPKPTAYRILQTLESRGFVTKDKPSDTAVYYRLGLKLLELGTIVSEQLELRSVALPFMTDLRDSINEIVHLVIRDQFEGVYIEKVEGEQPLRLHTKIGKRSPLHLGSGPKLLLAMQEDSFIDEYIKALNQNNLWDYHLMNKQEILGELRSINGQGYAISKGEQDPETIGLSYPIYDHTGAVLAALTVSGPAIRFFGERGQSIQKQTDRTAQRISEVLGYRKVDPS
- a CDS encoding acyl-CoA dehydrogenase family protein translates to MNFEYSDEQQMLQKMVRSFVDDEIMPHIRKWDEEGQVDTDIYKRLAELNLMGVCIPEQYGGSGMDYNALAIVCEELERGDTAFRTAVSVHTGLNSMTLLQWGTEAQKQKYLVPQAKGDKLAAYGLTEPNAGSDVKAMQTTATKDGDDYVLNGEKTWISLSDLADHFIVFAYTDKSKEHKGISAFIVERSMPGFSSQPIKGKLGIRSGNTGSIFFDNVRVPKENLLGEEGEGFKIAMSALDNGRFTVAAGACGIISACLEASTNYCHERETFGRPIGGHQLVKQMLANMEAKLVTARLLVYRAGELKNAGVRNTRETSLAKWQACNFANETANDAVQIHGAYGYSNEYPVERHLRNSKAPVIYEGTREIHTLMQADYVLGLRQDKPLRRMLPAWPSE
- a CDS encoding CaiB/BaiF CoA transferase family protein; translation: MSNRALSGIRVLDLSRVLAGPYCTMVLGDLGAEVIKVEAPGGSDDTRTWGPPFQNEESAYYLSTNRNKRAITLNLQTDDGRTILRQLIKQSDVLIHNFKTGSMEKWGLDYEAIRKEHPHIIYCSISGFGQTGPYKHFPGYDFLIQAMSGFMSITGTEESGPMKVGVAITDVLTGLNANIAIQSALIERQRSGEGQFIDISLFDSAVSSLVNVTSNYLISGQVPGRLGNKHPNIAPYQTFSTQDNPIVIAVGNNHQFYQLCDVMALTELADDERFKDNPSRIEHQVELEQQLTARFIEKPADFWVKVCREAGIPCGPIYSMDQVFNDPHAQERGIAVDMEHPTAGTFQVAASPIGTSKTPVSYRRHPPMVGEHTEEVLTALGYTQEQCNQLRQQNII
- a CDS encoding dipeptidase, which gives rise to MTEKVKQYLTDHRDQHLQELSSFLALPSISSLSDHTEDVRKTAEWVASSLKSAGLENVEVMETDRHPVVYGDWLHADAKQTILIYGHYDVQPVDPIDLWKTPPFEPDIRDGKIYARGATDDKGQVFMHIKAIEAILQTTGELPVNVKLIIEGEEEIGSPNLDSFVEGHKEQLASDILLVSDTPMIDKGQPSICYGLRGLTGLEINLKGPNSDLHSGLYGGAVKNTAEALAELLATMHNTEGEITVDGFYDDVRPLTDEEKQMYEELSEDEPLKQQLGVQDLHGEAGYSTNARLWGRPTLEINGLYSGFQGEGIKTVIPSEATAKITCRLVPDQDPADIAEKIRQHVKRNLPVGVTVETTLFDQAKPFITPYDHPAIQAAGAALEQAYGEEATYARMGGSIPVVETFHTLLELPAVLMGFGLPTENFHAPNEHFHLENFDKGSEALVDFLFKV
- a CDS encoding HAD-IA family hydrolase, which translates into the protein MKILWDFDGTLFDTYPVYTKLMRDVLEEAYAEEEIYAQLKVSFGHAIEYFGITPEQMNQFRQKEDELSPGNMGPFPYIKDVLQQTTNVIMTHKEREVVGRIIEHHGMSKYFEEWVCGDDGYPRKPDPAAYRYLHKKYSLDLAVGDRELDVIPAHILGIKTCLFQNEHGQADEYLSNYADFFDVIKGV